A stretch of the Elephas maximus indicus isolate mEleMax1 chromosome 3, mEleMax1 primary haplotype, whole genome shotgun sequence genome encodes the following:
- the LOC126073540 gene encoding histone H2B type 2-E-like, protein MPEPAKSAPAPKKGSKKAVTKAQKKDGKKRKRSRKESYSIYVYKVLKQVHPDTGISSKAMGIVNSFVNDIFERIAGEASRLAHYNKRSTITSREIQTAVRLLLPGELAKHAVSEGTKAVTKYTSSK, encoded by the coding sequence ATGCCTGAGCCGGCCAAATCCGCTCCTGCTCCTAAGAAGGGCTCTAAGAAAGCTGTTACCAAGGCCCAGAAAAAAGATGGCAAGAAGCGCAAGCGCAGCCGCAAGGAGAGTTACTCCATCTACGTGTACAAAGTGTTGAAGCAGGTCCACCCCGACACAGGCATTTCGTCCAAGGCCATGGGCATCGTGAATTCTTTCGTCAACGACATCTTCGAGCGCATCGCCGGGGAAGCGTCCCGCCTGGCGCATTACAACAAACGCTCGACCATCACGTCCCGGGAGATCCAGACGGCCGTGCGCCTGCTGCTGCCCGGCGAGCTGGCTAAGCACGCCGTGTCCGAGGGCACCAAGGCCGTCACCAAGTACACCAGCTCCAAGTGA
- the LOC126073536 gene encoding histone H2A type 2-A: MSGRGKQGGKARAKAKSRSSRAGLQFPVGRVHRLLRKGNYAERVGAGAPVYMAAVLEYLTAEILELAGNAARDNKKTRIIPRHLQLAIRNDEELNKLLGKVTIAQGGVLPNIQAVLLPKKTESHHKAKGK, encoded by the coding sequence ATGTCTGGGCGTGGTAAGCAAGGAGGCAAGGCTCGTGCCAAAGCCAAGTCTCGTTCGTCCCGCGCAGGCCTGCAGTTCCCGGTGGGCCGAGTTCACCGTCTGCTCCGTAAAGGCAACTATGCCGAGCGGGTGGGGGCCGGTGCGCCCGTCTACATGGCGGCGGTGCTCGAGTACCTGACAGCGGAGATCCTAGAGCTGGCGGGCAACGCGGCCCGGGACAACAAGAAGACGCGCATCATTCCTCGTCACCTCCAGCTGGCCATCCGCAACGACGAAGAGCTGAACAAGTTGCTGGGCAAGGTCACCATCGCCCAGGGTGGCGTTTTGCCCAACATCCAGGCCGTGTTGCTCCCGAAGAAGACGGAAAGCCatcataaagcaaaaggaaagtga
- the LOC126073533 gene encoding histone H3, translating into MARTKQTARKSTGGKAPRKQLATKAARKSAPATGGVKKPHRYRPGTVALREIRRYQKSTELLIRKLPFQRLVREIAQDFKTDLRFQSSAVMALQEASEAYLVGLFEDTNLCAIHAKRVTIMPKDIQLARRIRGERA; encoded by the coding sequence ATGGCCCGTACTAAGCAGACTGCCCGCAAGTCGACCGGGGGCAAGGCCCCGCGGAAGCAGCTGGCCACCAAGGCCGCCCGCAAGAGCGCGCCGGCCACGGGCGGCGTGAAGAAGCCGCACCGCTACCGGCCGGGCACCGTGGCCCTGCGGGAGATCCGGCGCTACCAGAAGTCCACCGAGCTGCTGATCCGCAAGCTGCCGTTCCAGCGGCTGGTGCGCGAGATCGCGCAGGACTTCAAGACGGACCTGCGCTTCCAGAGCTCGGCCGTGATGGCGCTGCAGGAGGCGAGCGAGGCCTACCTGGTGGGGCTGTTTGAAGACACGAACCTGTGCGCCATCCACGCCAAGCGCGTGACCATCATGCCCAAGGACATCCAGCTGGCCCGCCGCATCCGCGGGGAGCGGGCTTAA
- the LOC126073553 gene encoding histone H2B type 2-E encodes MPEPAKSAPAPKKGSKKAVTKAQKKDGKKRKRSRKESYSIYVYKVLKQVHPDTGISSKAMGIMNSFVNDIFERIAGEASRLAHYNKRSTITSREIQTAVRLLLPGELAKHAVSEGTKAVTKYTSSK; translated from the coding sequence ATGCCTGAGCCGGCCAAATCCGCTCCTGCTCCTAAGAAGGGCTCTAAGAAAGCCGTCACCAAGGCCCAGAAGAAAGATGGCAAGAAGCGCAAGCGGAGCCGCAAGGAGAGTTACTCCATCTACGTGTACAAGGTGCTGAAGCAGGTCCACCCCGACACGGGCATTTCGTCCAAGGCCATGGGTATCATGAACTCCTTCGTCAACGACATCTTCGAGCGCATCGCCGGGGAAGCGTCCCGCCTGGCGCATTACAACAAACGCTCGACCATCACGTCCCGGGAGATCCAGACGGCCGTGCGCCTGCTGCTGCCCGGCGAGCTGGCCAAGCACGCTGTGTCCGAGGGCACCAAGGCCGTCACCAAGTACACCAGCTCCAAGTGA